A window of the Parvularcula bermudensis HTCC2503 genome harbors these coding sequences:
- the dapD gene encoding 2,3,4,5-tetrahydropyridine-2,6-dicarboxylate N-succinyltransferase produces the protein MDMTAMATLIETAWENRDGLSDPANRTADLEEAVASALEGLDSGTLRVAEPDGKGGWTVNEWLKKAVLLSFRLSANVSIAGGPGGSDWYDKVPPKFIGWTEADFAQAGFRAVPPCAVRYGAHVAKGAVLMPSYVNIGAYVGSGTMVDTWVTIGSCAQIGENCHISGGVGIGGVLEPIQAAPVIIEDNCFIGARSEVAEGVIVREGAVLSMGVFLGASTKIVDRETGEVTRGEVPPYAVVVPGTMGGGADRPALSCAVIVKRVDERTRAKTGINELLRY, from the coding sequence ATGGATATGACGGCGATGGCGACCCTGATCGAAACGGCGTGGGAAAATCGCGACGGGCTGTCCGATCCGGCCAACCGGACCGCCGACCTCGAAGAGGCGGTGGCCAGCGCCCTTGAGGGGCTCGACAGCGGGACCCTGCGCGTCGCCGAGCCGGACGGCAAAGGCGGGTGGACCGTCAATGAATGGCTGAAGAAAGCTGTTTTGCTTTCGTTCCGTCTCTCGGCCAACGTCTCCATCGCCGGCGGCCCCGGCGGCAGCGATTGGTACGACAAGGTCCCGCCTAAATTCATCGGCTGGACCGAGGCCGATTTCGCGCAAGCGGGTTTTCGGGCGGTGCCGCCCTGTGCCGTGCGTTACGGCGCCCATGTCGCCAAGGGCGCCGTCTTGATGCCGAGCTATGTCAATATCGGCGCTTATGTTGGGTCGGGGACCATGGTGGACACCTGGGTGACGATCGGCTCCTGCGCGCAGATTGGCGAGAATTGCCATATTTCCGGCGGTGTTGGCATAGGCGGGGTGCTGGAGCCGATCCAGGCCGCCCCCGTCATTATCGAGGATAATTGTTTTATCGGCGCCCGGTCCGAAGTGGCCGAAGGCGTGATCGTCCGGGAGGGCGCGGTGCTGTCCATGGGCGTCTTCCTGGGGGCCTCGACCAAGATCGTCGATCGGGAGACGGGGGAGGTCACGCGGGGCGAGGTTCCGCCCTATGCCGTGGTGGTGCCGGGGACGATGGGCGGCGGTGCCGACCGGCCCGCGCTGTCCTGCGCGGTGATCGTGAAGCGGGTGGATGAGCGCACGCGCGCGAAAACAGGAATCAATGAGCTGCTCCGCTATTGA
- a CDS encoding HPr kinase/phosphorylase, protein MSDRPCIVAGTALAVAISAGAPLVGVILLGPSGIGKTETALRWIEACPFGRSALISDDQVTLRASAQGLSASPPPSLAGRAEIRGTSIVSLPYRQNMPLHLALRLVTTVERRLPDPARWQPLGPMAPDLPLFPWRVGAAGLRLFLGSEIRKGLDNPAGHRSK, encoded by the coding sequence GTGAGCGACAGGCCCTGCATTGTCGCCGGGACAGCACTGGCCGTGGCGATCTCAGCGGGCGCACCGCTCGTCGGTGTCATCCTATTGGGCCCGAGCGGGATCGGCAAAACAGAGACCGCGCTTCGTTGGATCGAAGCTTGCCCTTTCGGCAGAAGCGCCCTGATCAGTGATGATCAGGTGACGCTGCGTGCGTCGGCGCAGGGCCTCTCTGCCTCGCCTCCCCCCTCCCTCGCGGGGCGCGCGGAAATTCGGGGGACGAGCATCGTCTCCCTCCCCTACCGACAGAATATGCCGCTGCATCTGGCGTTGCGCCTCGTCACCACGGTGGAGCGGCGCCTGCCTGATCCGGCCAGGTGGCAGCCTTTGGGACCAATGGCGCCCGACCTGCCGCTCTTTCCCTGGCGCGTCGGCGCCGCGGGTTTGCGCCTTTTCCTCGGTTCGGAAATACGCAAAGGGCTGGACAATCCCGCCGGTCATCGGTCGAAATAG
- a CDS encoding HPr family phosphocarrier protein, whose amino-acid sequence MTQTLSKVVRVQNMRGLHARAAARFCERAARHTATIEVTYNHHTVGGCSLMALLMLGAARGAEITIEAKGQDAAAALDDLEDLIMTNFGEAE is encoded by the coding sequence GTGACCCAGACACTCAGCAAAGTTGTTCGTGTCCAGAATATGCGCGGCCTTCATGCGAGAGCCGCCGCTCGATTCTGCGAGAGGGCGGCCCGTCACACGGCCACCATCGAGGTCACCTATAATCATCATACGGTGGGCGGCTGTTCTCTGATGGCCCTCCTCATGCTCGGCGCGGCAAGGGGCGCGGAGATTACCATCGAGGCAAAGGGCCAGGACGCAGCGGCCGCCCTTGACGACCTTGAGGATCTGATCATGACAAATTTCGGGGAGGCGGAGTGA
- a CDS encoding pyrimidine 5'-nucleotidase, translated as MALAAFDHVETWIFDLDNTLYPADCHLFAQIDERMTGFIEGFLRCDRAKARHLQKDYYRRYGTTLAGLMAEHNLPPDDFLDYVHDIDLSAVPPNERLGMAIAALPGRKYIFTNGSEGHAERVSDHLGVSHAFDGVFGIETGDFIPKPQEAAYHAFSARFGRCPRSAAFFEDMAPNLTVPAALGMVTILVQSDATWFEDEPQGKRPAIPGDHPPHVDHTTSDLTDFVGRLSTFGSNGKEGG; from the coding sequence ATGGCCTTGGCAGCGTTCGATCATGTCGAGACCTGGATTTTCGACCTTGATAACACTCTCTATCCTGCCGACTGCCATCTCTTCGCACAGATCGACGAGCGGATGACCGGGTTCATCGAGGGCTTTCTGCGCTGCGATCGGGCAAAGGCCCGCCACCTTCAGAAGGATTATTACCGCCGATACGGGACAACCCTTGCCGGGCTGATGGCCGAGCATAACCTGCCGCCCGACGATTTTCTCGATTACGTCCACGACATCGATTTATCGGCTGTCCCCCCGAATGAGCGGCTGGGTATGGCCATTGCGGCCCTACCGGGGCGGAAATATATTTTCACCAATGGCTCCGAGGGTCACGCCGAACGGGTGTCCGATCACCTCGGGGTCTCCCATGCCTTTGACGGCGTTTTCGGGATCGAGACGGGGGATTTCATTCCCAAGCCGCAAGAGGCGGCCTATCACGCCTTTTCCGCTCGGTTCGGCCGGTGCCCGCGCTCAGCGGCCTTTTTCGAGGATATGGCGCCTAATCTGACAGTCCCGGCTGCATTGGGGATGGTCACGATCCTCGTGCAGTCCGACGCGACATGGTTCGAGGATGAGCCACAGGGGAAGCGTCCGGCCATACCCGGGGACCACCCGCCGCATGTCGATCATACGACGTCGGACTTGACTGACTTTGTCGGACGCCTATCGACATTCGGTTCAAATGGGAAAGAAGGTGGATGA
- a CDS encoding ATP-binding protein produces MSPPTRPAVAPAPRRRSFGFRDDTGRLPISRLTVTILLTQLFGLTILMMGSFRVTQYRDGLIDAKLEAVRAQAQVIASIMATVAAEDADCDIVTADQDVAPCEVSLDRESVNAIFTRVWPSFEGRVRIFETPEDYDGGPISDPRAILLEDQVLRAGAIEAVELPDLTQGPADRLRTRLRQARGLFLDIFVDPGLRSTAQQRRLEDELTRAFRSTGINAQRGAASLRYNEDNELVASVSVPIRKVQAIYGVVTAEIGGIDEVLSSARAALLSFSLVALIVAVILSILLTMNIATPIRRLARAADSVRVGLRGSSRRRIPEFPNRRDDIGELARSLKSMTAALYDRIEAIEHFAADVSHELKNPLTSIRSAIETLDIAKTEQARARLLAVIKQDVARMDRLITDISNASRLDAELAREKRDIVDLRQLLRDVVATYTSRDDQGDRPKIHIEKEPADPAYLIGSPGTLGQVLRNLMDNALSFSPEGGAVRISLVVEAREGGQLAILSVEDEGPGIPEENLESIFERFYTKRPEGAQFGNNSGLGLAISRQIVESHDGNIWAENRRGDGAGPPRGARFTVLLPLLSTDR; encoded by the coding sequence ATGTCCCCTCCCACGCGCCCCGCGGTGGCCCCCGCCCCGCGACGGCGCTCGTTCGGTTTTCGAGACGACACAGGTCGCTTGCCGATTTCGCGGCTGACGGTCACCATCCTCCTCACCCAGCTTTTTGGCCTGACTATCCTGATGATGGGGTCCTTTCGGGTGACCCAATATCGCGATGGCCTGATCGACGCCAAGCTCGAAGCGGTCAGGGCCCAGGCCCAGGTGATCGCCTCGATCATGGCGACCGTGGCGGCCGAAGATGCCGATTGCGACATCGTCACCGCCGACCAGGATGTCGCCCCTTGCGAAGTCAGCCTGGATCGGGAGAGCGTCAACGCCATTTTCACCCGCGTCTGGCCGAGCTTTGAAGGCCGCGTACGGATTTTCGAGACGCCGGAAGATTACGATGGGGGGCCGATTTCCGATCCCCGCGCCATCTTGCTTGAAGATCAGGTGCTGCGTGCTGGGGCGATCGAGGCCGTGGAGCTGCCCGATCTCACACAAGGACCGGCCGATCGCCTTCGAACCCGTCTTCGTCAAGCCCGAGGGCTCTTCCTCGATATTTTTGTCGATCCGGGCCTGCGGTCGACAGCACAGCAGCGGCGCCTCGAGGACGAACTGACTCGCGCCTTCCGCAGCACAGGGATCAACGCCCAACGCGGCGCCGCCTCATTACGCTATAACGAAGACAATGAGCTGGTGGCTAGCGTTTCGGTTCCGATACGGAAAGTTCAGGCGATTTACGGCGTTGTCACGGCGGAAATCGGTGGCATTGACGAAGTCTTGAGTTCGGCCCGCGCTGCCCTCCTTAGCTTTTCTCTTGTCGCCTTGATCGTGGCGGTGATCCTCTCAATCCTCCTGACCATGAATATCGCCACACCGATCAGGCGATTAGCGCGCGCAGCGGACAGCGTGCGGGTGGGCCTTCGGGGTTCATCACGCCGACGCATTCCTGAGTTTCCTAATCGTCGGGACGATATTGGCGAATTGGCGCGAAGCCTCAAATCCATGACCGCTGCCCTTTACGACCGCATCGAAGCTATCGAGCATTTCGCCGCCGATGTGAGCCACGAGCTCAAAAATCCTTTGACGTCGATCCGCAGCGCGATTGAAACCCTCGACATCGCCAAGACCGAACAGGCGCGCGCCCGCCTCTTGGCCGTGATCAAGCAAGATGTCGCCCGGATGGATCGTCTGATTACTGATATTTCAAATGCCTCCCGGCTGGACGCGGAATTGGCGCGGGAGAAGCGGGATATCGTCGACCTGCGACAATTGCTCCGTGATGTTGTGGCGACCTACACGTCGCGCGATGATCAGGGCGATCGCCCAAAGATCCATATTGAGAAAGAACCAGCGGATCCGGCCTATCTGATCGGCTCCCCAGGAACGCTCGGCCAGGTGCTTCGTAATTTGATGGACAACGCCTTGTCGTTCAGCCCGGAGGGAGGCGCCGTCCGGATCAGCCTGGTCGTGGAAGCGCGTGAGGGGGGGCAGTTGGCGATATTGTCCGTGGAGGACGAAGGGCCGGGGATCCCCGAGGAGAATCTCGAAAGCATTTTTGAGCGTTTTTATACCAAGCGGCCCGAGGGCGCGCAGTTCGGCAATAATTCAGGCCTCGGATTGGCGATCAGTCGTCAGATCGTCGAGAGCCATGACGGGAATATCTGGGCCGAAAACCGGCGAGGCGACGGGGCCGGCCCCCCACGGGGCGCACGCTTTACCGTCCTTCTCCCCCTGTTGAGCACCGACCGGTGA
- a CDS encoding TadE/TadG family type IV pilus assembly protein yields MRARRHSKRSFSFFGNQRGSAAVEFALVCPVFILLMTGVFSGGMVFHVRETNYLYAREAARGLALGYFNETEAKDYAEDQAEDALGIDVTVSVDPATVGDPTDQNVVVSISVTKNELEKLAPFGGILPDGMTATVTMRNTITS; encoded by the coding sequence ATGCGGGCACGACGACATTCGAAGCGATCCTTTTCCTTTTTCGGTAATCAGCGCGGCAGCGCGGCGGTCGAATTCGCCCTCGTTTGCCCGGTCTTTATCCTGTTGATGACCGGCGTTTTCAGCGGGGGCATGGTCTTCCATGTTCGAGAAACGAATTATCTCTACGCCCGCGAGGCGGCCCGTGGCCTGGCCCTCGGCTATTTTAACGAGACCGAAGCGAAAGATTATGCCGAAGATCAGGCTGAGGATGCCTTAGGGATCGACGTGACCGTTTCGGTCGACCCCGCGACGGTTGGCGATCCCACCGATCAGAATGTTGTGGTCAGCATCAGCGTCACGAAAAACGAACTCGAAAAGCTCGCCCCCTTCGGTGGGATTCTGCCCGATGGCATGACGGCAACCGTCACCATGCGGAACACCATCACCTCGTGA
- a CDS encoding response regulator transcription factor, which translates to MAQIVLVDDDQNILTSVSIALESDGHDVTTYEDGAEALEGIAAKEPELVISDIKMPRLNGIDLLKKLREKSDVPLIFLTSKDEEIDEVLGLTLGADDYVKKPFSQRLFLERVKAVLRRQKERHRAPTPEETAQIIHRGDLTLDPLRHACSWKGAPVTLTVTEFLILQALAQRPGFVKSRDALMDAAYDDQVYVDDRTIDSHIKRVRKKFRVVDREFDQIETLYGVGYKYKED; encoded by the coding sequence ATGGCGCAAATCGTATTGGTCGACGATGATCAGAATATTCTGACCTCCGTGTCGATCGCCCTCGAATCGGACGGTCACGACGTCACCACCTATGAGGATGGGGCGGAGGCCCTTGAGGGGATCGCCGCCAAGGAGCCGGAACTCGTGATTTCCGATATCAAGATGCCGCGCCTCAATGGCATCGATCTTTTGAAGAAACTTAGGGAAAAATCCGATGTCCCTTTGATTTTTCTCACCTCGAAGGACGAAGAAATCGACGAAGTCCTCGGCCTGACCCTGGGCGCCGACGATTATGTGAAAAAACCCTTTTCTCAGCGGCTTTTTCTCGAACGGGTGAAGGCCGTCCTACGGCGACAAAAGGAACGTCATCGGGCCCCCACCCCTGAAGAAACGGCACAGATCATCCATCGCGGCGATCTGACCCTCGACCCCCTCCGCCATGCCTGTAGCTGGAAGGGTGCGCCCGTCACCCTGACCGTGACGGAATTCCTGATCCTTCAGGCACTTGCCCAGCGGCCCGGCTTCGTCAAATCCCGCGACGCCCTGATGGATGCGGCCTATGACGACCAGGTCTATGTCGATGATCGTACCATCGACAGCCATATCAAACGGGTGCGCAAGAAATTCAGGGTCGTTGACCGCGAATTCGATCAGATCGAAACCCTCTACGGTGTTGGATACAAATATAAAGAAGACTGA
- a CDS encoding DUF1036 domain-containing protein yields MVARSLSFRGCRPPLIAGLVGFLLCAPFLVSSAHAQYSFCNKTSYALSAAIGYVDDEDLVTRGWWRLRSGQCKRVLSDRVQPGRYFVYAEAIPGHRGELRTWSGETPLCVQNDSLFTLRDQNSCTSDPRRQRRFLPVDVDESTDGTKTTEFVEESNFTAFSAEVAGVQRLLKDIGLYEGLIDGSFGGETKGALTRFVRQKGLGNAGAINETVIDALMAEANSTDSNRGFVFCNATMLPVWAAFAQPDSQSEEYTSSGWWRLESQDCAKVRRGSVENENFYVYGVMEADGRSVPLAGGDTSFCISTVQFEAPGDAPCEELGYETANFRRVEATNSKAWTFQFTPELFNPALAPRSGSTN; encoded by the coding sequence ATGGTCGCCCGTTCGCTGTCGTTTCGTGGATGTCGACCGCCCCTTATTGCGGGTCTCGTCGGCTTTCTCCTCTGCGCTCCCTTTCTGGTGAGTTCCGCTCACGCCCAGTATAGTTTCTGTAACAAAACGAGCTATGCCCTGTCCGCAGCGATCGGCTATGTCGACGATGAGGATCTGGTGACGCGGGGCTGGTGGCGTCTGAGGTCGGGCCAGTGCAAACGGGTGCTTTCGGATCGCGTGCAGCCGGGGCGGTATTTCGTCTATGCCGAGGCTATTCCCGGGCATCGGGGCGAATTGCGCACCTGGTCGGGGGAAACCCCGCTCTGTGTGCAGAACGACAGCCTTTTTACCCTCCGCGACCAAAATTCCTGTACCAGCGACCCGCGCCGTCAGCGGCGGTTCCTCCCTGTCGATGTCGATGAGTCCACCGACGGCACCAAGACCACGGAATTCGTCGAGGAAAGCAATTTCACCGCCTTTTCCGCCGAGGTGGCGGGCGTCCAGCGACTGCTAAAGGATATCGGCTTGTATGAGGGGCTGATCGACGGCTCTTTCGGCGGCGAAACCAAGGGGGCGTTGACCCGGTTCGTGCGGCAAAAGGGGCTGGGCAATGCCGGTGCCATTAACGAGACGGTGATCGACGCGCTCATGGCCGAGGCGAATTCGACGGATTCCAATCGCGGTTTTGTGTTCTGCAACGCCACGATGCTGCCTGTATGGGCGGCCTTTGCCCAACCGGACAGTCAGTCGGAGGAATATACGTCCTCGGGCTGGTGGCGCCTTGAGAGTCAGGATTGTGCCAAGGTCCGGCGCGGCAGTGTCGAGAATGAGAATTTCTATGTCTACGGGGTGATGGAGGCCGATGGCCGCTCTGTGCCCCTCGCGGGGGGGGATACCTCCTTTTGTATTTCGACCGTCCAGTTCGAGGCGCCCGGCGATGCGCCCTGTGAGGAGCTGGGCTACGAAACCGCGAATTTCCGCCGGGTCGAAGCGACAAACAGCAAGGCGTGGACCTTCCAATTCACGCCGGAGCTCTTCAATCCCGCCCTGGCGCCGCGAAGCGGCTCGACGAATTGA
- a CDS encoding PTS sugar transporter subunit IIA produces MIGIVIVSHGQFAKELVAAAEHVIGPQPGIETVCIDPDDDMEQRREDIRNAMQTAGGENGAIVLTDMFGGTPSNLAIAVAGRHLGEVIAGVNLPMLIKLAPASFRTKTSIEDAVEAAYEAGRKYIRVASWELTGKKTET; encoded by the coding sequence ATGATCGGAATCGTGATCGTCAGCCACGGTCAATTTGCCAAGGAATTGGTGGCGGCCGCGGAGCACGTGATCGGACCGCAGCCTGGGATCGAAACGGTCTGTATCGACCCTGACGACGATATGGAGCAGCGGCGCGAAGACATCCGAAACGCCATGCAGACGGCCGGCGGCGAGAACGGCGCCATCGTGCTCACCGACATGTTCGGCGGCACCCCGTCAAATCTTGCTATTGCGGTTGCGGGGCGTCACCTGGGCGAGGTGATTGCAGGGGTCAATCTGCCGATGCTCATCAAGCTCGCGCCCGCCTCCTTCCGCACCAAAACCTCGATCGAGGATGCCGTCGAGGCCGCCTATGAGGCCGGTCGGAAATATATTCGGGTGGCCTCATGGGAACTGACCGGCAAAAAAACAGAGACGTGA
- a CDS encoding acyl-CoA thioesterase yields the protein MTNRPDPDPTAVLRGAISDQTAVISHRRPEPADIDALGHVNNAVYVRWIQDAAVAHWLGIADAEMSRRYVWICLRHEVDYREPVLPDQEVEIRTWLGALKGPRFKRHTEIKVNGSARWSVRAETIWVLLNAETRRPERRVPKTILDAFGLNEAALPVFP from the coding sequence GTGACCAACCGCCCCGACCCTGATCCGACTGCGGTCCTTCGCGGGGCCATAAGCGATCAAACGGCGGTCATCAGCCACCGGCGGCCCGAGCCGGCAGATATCGACGCTCTGGGACATGTGAACAACGCCGTCTATGTGCGCTGGATCCAGGACGCCGCGGTTGCCCATTGGCTCGGCATTGCCGATGCGGAGATGTCTCGCCGATATGTATGGATCTGTCTGCGCCACGAAGTCGACTATCGGGAGCCTGTGCTGCCCGATCAGGAGGTTGAGATTAGAACCTGGCTCGGCGCGCTAAAAGGGCCGCGGTTCAAGCGCCATACCGAGATCAAGGTCAACGGGTCCGCTCGTTGGTCGGTCCGCGCTGAAACCATATGGGTGCTGCTGAATGCCGAAACGCGCCGCCCGGAACGCCGTGTGCCGAAGACCATTCTCGATGCGTTCGGCTTGAACGAGGCCGCGCTGCCGGTCTTTCCCTGA
- a CDS encoding MarR family winged helix-turn-helix transcriptional regulator, protein MSQHSHLHPWRDVMVDTVRLDRPDLSMRQWALLLTVYLTPGPHTVRRLSEELKVPKPAISRALDALSIHGYIKRARDPDDRRIVLVQKTEEGAMFIDQFAGVVEERERQSDLGAYYG, encoded by the coding sequence GTGTCCCAGCACTCCCATCTCCACCCCTGGCGCGATGTGATGGTCGATACGGTCCGACTTGACCGCCCCGATCTCTCGATGCGCCAATGGGCCTTGCTGCTGACGGTGTATCTGACGCCGGGACCCCATACGGTTCGGCGCCTGTCGGAGGAATTGAAGGTGCCGAAGCCGGCGATCAGCCGCGCGCTCGATGCCCTGTCGATCCACGGATATATCAAGCGTGCCCGCGACCCCGACGATCGCCGCATTGTCCTGGTGCAGAAGACCGAGGAAGGGGCGATGTTCATCGACCAATTCGCCGGTGTCGTTGAGGAGCGCGAGCGTCAGTCGGATCTCGGCGCCTATTATGGCTGA
- a CDS encoding LD-carboxypeptidase: MAEARARPLTVRAVAPARWLEPEVLDDFIALAAAQGGRVLTPAALSLRDHQLCGTDEERAAALIAAFDDPEADILWCVRGGYGSARLLPYVHKALATGKIVIGYSDMTALFVGTGADGPRAPFLAVHGPMPVDLLKPEGAARLVAAIDMARTARDTGRWPGCDWRGGGVRAGQGRGRLIVGNLTVLLSLLGTPYEPQPREPVLLAIEDCGEYHYALDRALVQLAQSRFGKALAGIVLGDFTDLEDNPVPWGEGVAAMAHRHFPDLPIAHGFPVGHGLENSPFALGAAAQLVVEGEAAHLTIADTPLPLAP, from the coding sequence ATGGCTGAAGCGCGCGCTCGGCCTTTGACCGTGCGGGCCGTCGCCCCGGCACGGTGGCTGGAACCTGAGGTCCTCGACGACTTCATCGCACTGGCCGCGGCGCAGGGGGGGAGGGTGCTGACCCCCGCCGCGCTGTCATTGCGGGATCATCAGCTATGCGGCACCGATGAGGAGCGGGCCGCCGCGCTGATCGCGGCCTTCGACGATCCTGAGGCGGATATTCTCTGGTGCGTCCGGGGCGGTTATGGTTCGGCGCGCCTTTTGCCTTATGTGCACAAGGCCTTGGCGACTGGGAAAATCGTCATCGGCTATTCCGACATGACGGCCCTGTTTGTGGGCACCGGCGCCGATGGTCCGCGGGCGCCCTTCCTCGCCGTCCATGGTCCCATGCCCGTTGACCTCCTCAAACCGGAGGGGGCGGCGCGTCTTGTCGCGGCGATCGACATGGCCCGAACGGCGAGGGACACTGGCCGCTGGCCGGGATGCGACTGGCGTGGGGGGGGCGTGCGCGCCGGCCAGGGGCGGGGACGTCTCATCGTCGGCAATCTGACCGTTTTACTGTCCCTCCTCGGCACCCCCTACGAGCCGCAGCCGCGCGAGCCGGTCCTCCTCGCCATCGAGGATTGTGGCGAGTATCATTATGCCCTCGACCGTGCCCTCGTGCAGTTGGCGCAGTCCCGGTTTGGCAAGGCGCTTGCCGGGATCGTCCTTGGTGATTTCACTGATCTTGAAGACAATCCGGTGCCCTGGGGGGAGGGGGTGGCGGCCATGGCCCATCGGCATTTCCCCGATTTGCCGATCGCGCACGGCTTCCCCGTCGGCCACGGTCTCGAAAATTCCCCCTTTGCCCTCGGCGCCGCCGCCCAATTGGTGGTCGAGGGCGAGGCCGCCCACCTTACCATTGCTGACACGCCGCTGCCGCTAGCCCCATGA
- a CDS encoding 4a-hydroxytetrahydrobiopterin dehydratase: protein MDKLSAEDRKRFLADHPNWTLVDGRDAMSASFRFENFIDAFGFMTQIALRAEKMDHHPEWSNVYNKVEITLTTHDVDGLSPRDTELAAFIDKLAP, encoded by the coding sequence ATGGACAAACTCAGTGCAGAGGACCGCAAACGGTTTCTTGCCGACCACCCCAATTGGACACTGGTCGACGGACGCGATGCGATGTCAGCGTCATTTCGCTTTGAAAACTTTATCGACGCCTTCGGGTTCATGACCCAAATCGCGTTGCGGGCGGAGAAAATGGATCACCATCCTGAATGGTCCAACGTCTACAACAAGGTTGAGATCACCCTGACCACCCACGATGTCGATGGCCTCTCTCCGCGGGATACCGAGCTCGCCGCGTTTATCGATAAGCTCGCCCCCTAA
- a CDS encoding NAD-dependent deacylase, with product MRLVILTGAGISADSGVDTFRDEGGVWSQVRLEDVATPEAFLHTPDRVHAFYNRRRAQLPNVAPNAAHLALAALERRLREDRHEFVLITQNVDNLHQRAGSDSVFPMHGQLDRALCVHCGGVVALTEDLSTKTACPQCQRQGGMRPNIVWFGEIPHFLDDIAAAIEGADHFVAIGTSGTVYPAAGLVEGARQAGAVTTLINRDPAENDTMFDHIIAGRAAEAVPAWADRLVDSLTERKA from the coding sequence ATGCGACTGGTGATCCTGACGGGCGCGGGGATAAGCGCCGATAGTGGCGTGGACACGTTCCGCGATGAGGGGGGCGTGTGGTCCCAGGTTCGGCTGGAGGATGTGGCGACCCCTGAGGCCTTTTTGCACACCCCTGACCGGGTGCACGCATTCTACAATCGTCGCCGTGCCCAACTGCCGAACGTGGCCCCCAACGCCGCTCACCTGGCGCTCGCCGCGCTTGAGCGTCGTCTTCGGGAAGATCGCCACGAATTCGTGCTGATCACGCAGAATGTCGACAATCTTCATCAGCGGGCGGGGAGCGACTCGGTTTTCCCGATGCATGGGCAATTGGACCGTGCCCTCTGTGTCCACTGCGGGGGCGTTGTCGCCTTGACCGAAGATTTGTCCACCAAGACCGCCTGCCCCCAATGTCAGCGTCAAGGCGGTATGCGGCCGAACATCGTTTGGTTCGGCGAGATCCCTCACTTTCTCGACGACATCGCCGCGGCCATTGAGGGGGCGGATCACTTCGTTGCGATCGGCACCTCAGGGACAGTCTATCCAGCGGCGGGCCTTGTGGAGGGCGCCCGGCAAGCGGGGGCGGTCACCACCTTAATCAACCGTGACCCAGCGGAAAATGACACCATGTTCGATCATATCATCGCCGGCCGCGCCGCCGAAGCGGTACCCGCCTGGGCGGACCGGCTCGTCGACTCGCTGACCGAAAGAAAGGCCTGA